One stretch of Eggerthella lenta DSM 2243 DNA includes these proteins:
- a CDS encoding ABC transporter substrate-binding protein — translation MTTISKRIVPTAVAASLAATMMLAGCSAAQPNADADASAPQTEAPAASQAGAVTFTDDTGAEVTVDNPQRVVACMGSFASIWELAGGTLVGASDDAFTLSDYDLKSENVQKVGDFSNPNLESIIALEPDFVIMTSGSGGRGGDSNQADLKAALAASNIPVACFQVTTFADYERMLRTCCDITGRDDLYEQNAQAVSERIKAITAKVPAGEAPTALVLTTFSGGTRVQASSTMTGAMLADLGVKNLADENPSLLKDFSLESIIEMNPDYIFVVPMGNDDAAAMKALEDQTAANPAWSTLDAVQNGRYVTLDPHLFQYKPNERWDQSYQVLFDALYA, via the coding sequence ATGACCACCATCTCAAAACGCATCGTTCCCACCGCCGTCGCCGCGTCCCTTGCTGCGACGATGATGCTTGCCGGCTGCTCGGCTGCTCAGCCGAACGCCGATGCTGACGCAAGCGCTCCGCAAACAGAAGCCCCGGCCGCCTCTCAGGCCGGAGCGGTCACGTTCACCGATGACACGGGCGCCGAGGTGACCGTCGACAATCCGCAGCGCGTGGTCGCCTGCATGGGCAGTTTCGCCAGCATATGGGAGCTTGCGGGCGGCACGCTCGTGGGCGCATCCGATGATGCGTTCACGTTGTCCGACTACGATCTGAAGTCCGAAAACGTGCAGAAGGTGGGCGACTTCTCGAACCCGAACCTCGAGTCCATCATCGCGCTGGAGCCCGACTTCGTGATCATGACGAGCGGCTCGGGCGGCCGCGGAGGCGACTCGAACCAGGCCGACCTCAAGGCGGCGCTCGCAGCGTCGAACATCCCGGTGGCGTGCTTTCAGGTGACGACGTTCGCAGATTACGAGCGCATGCTGCGCACCTGCTGCGACATCACGGGACGCGACGATCTCTACGAACAGAACGCCCAGGCCGTGTCCGAGCGCATCAAGGCGATCACGGCCAAGGTGCCTGCGGGCGAGGCGCCCACGGCGCTGGTGCTGACCACATTCTCGGGCGGCACCCGCGTGCAGGCGTCCTCGACGATGACGGGTGCCATGCTGGCCGATCTGGGCGTCAAGAATCTGGCAGACGAGAATCCCAGCCTGCTCAAGGATTTCAGCCTGGAATCGATCATCGAGATGAACCCCGACTACATCTTCGTGGTGCCCATGGGCAATGACGACGCAGCCGCCATGAAGGCGCTCGAGGATCAAACGGCTGCCAATCCCGCCTGGTCGACGCTCGATGCGGTTCAGAACGGCCGTTACGTCACGCTCGACCCGCATCTGTTCCAGTACAAGCCGAACGAGCGCTGGGATCAGAGCTACCAGGTGCTGTTCGACGCTCTGTACGCGTAA
- a CDS encoding YggT family protein, with product MLSIKYLIVSLADAYSMVLFVYVLMSWFPTDRGILADINRVLAKVCDPYLNLFRKLIPPLGGMVDVTPIIALLVLQFGVRLLINLF from the coding sequence ATGTTGAGCATCAAATACCTCATCGTGTCGCTTGCCGATGCGTACAGTATGGTGCTGTTCGTCTACGTGCTCATGTCGTGGTTTCCCACCGACCGTGGCATCTTGGCGGACATCAACCGGGTACTGGCCAAAGTGTGCGACCCGTATCTCAACCTCTTCAGGAAGCTGATACCCCCGCTTGGAGGTATGGTGGACGTTACGCCCATCATCGCCCTGCTTGTATTACAATTTGGAGTACGTTTACTGATAAACTTGTTTTAA
- a CDS encoding DUF2461 domain-containing protein, translating to MPNVLMLDFLADLRENNSLDWMHAHEKRKKEAQNAFLELVQGCIADLAETEPCLAALDAKDLAFRINRDTRFSDDKSPYNPTFRAHISPAGRMPVPVGYFVSVTPGGSFAGGGLFAPHFKDATRMVRDRIAADPQAFLDIVEAPGFAERFRFVGMPLKNVPKGYDPQSPAAEYLKCKCWAVEEHFDDAVVADDEACRRALLDSFAAMKTFNEYLNEALEGFAMPTR from the coding sequence ATGCCTAACGTCCTCATGCTGGATTTCCTGGCCGACCTGCGCGAGAACAATTCCCTCGACTGGATGCACGCCCACGAGAAGCGGAAGAAGGAGGCGCAGAACGCGTTTCTGGAGCTCGTGCAGGGCTGCATAGCCGACCTCGCGGAAACGGAGCCGTGCTTGGCGGCGCTCGATGCCAAGGACCTCGCGTTCCGCATCAACCGCGACACGCGGTTCAGCGACGACAAGTCGCCGTACAATCCGACGTTCCGTGCGCACATCTCCCCCGCCGGGCGCATGCCGGTGCCCGTGGGGTACTTCGTCAGCGTGACGCCGGGCGGGTCGTTCGCGGGAGGGGGCCTGTTCGCGCCGCACTTCAAGGACGCCACGCGCATGGTGCGCGACCGCATCGCGGCCGACCCGCAAGCCTTCCTCGACATCGTCGAGGCGCCGGGGTTCGCCGAGCGCTTCCGGTTCGTCGGCATGCCGCTGAAGAACGTGCCGAAGGGCTACGACCCGCAGAGCCCGGCCGCCGAGTACCTGAAGTGCAAGTGCTGGGCGGTGGAAGAGCACTTCGACGATGCCGTCGTCGCCGACGACGAGGCCTGCCGCCGCGCGCTGCTGGACAGCTTCGCAGCCATGAAGACGTTCAACGAGTACCTGAACGAGGCGCTGGAAGGCTTCGCGATGCCGACGCGCTAG
- a CDS encoding DivIVA domain-containing protein, with amino-acid sequence MAITSAEIHNQSFSIDRKGYDVDEVDVFLEHVADEIDGMNAQIAQLENQLDDRKFEGFDTPARVEAPVVVTDDAALAEKDARIADLERQLEAKKADDNAIAQALIIAQRSADEIIANANAQAAATIKDAEDEGTRIVDKAEAERQKVLDAIKKLEDDREDVREDYRDLLTDFIGDATRKLAEIGGEMPASLPVSAHARTIDVVETTATGRVTAPAQAPINRDGAGAYSVPQATGAVVAAPATPMPSGVEKDLSGFGDADDAFEFEEID; translated from the coding sequence ATGGCTATCACCTCGGCTGAGATACACAACCAGAGCTTCTCGATCGATCGCAAAGGCTACGACGTCGACGAAGTCGATGTGTTCCTCGAGCATGTCGCCGACGAGATCGACGGCATGAACGCCCAGATCGCCCAACTCGAGAACCAGCTGGACGATCGTAAGTTCGAAGGCTTCGACACGCCGGCTCGCGTCGAAGCTCCCGTCGTCGTGACGGACGATGCCGCGCTGGCCGAGAAGGACGCGCGCATCGCCGATTTGGAGCGCCAGCTCGAGGCCAAAAAGGCCGACGACAACGCCATCGCGCAGGCTCTCATCATCGCGCAGCGTTCTGCAGACGAGATCATCGCGAACGCGAATGCCCAGGCAGCGGCCACCATCAAAGATGCCGAGGACGAGGGCACGCGCATCGTGGACAAGGCGGAAGCCGAGCGTCAGAAGGTGCTCGACGCCATCAAGAAGCTCGAGGACGACCGCGAGGACGTGCGCGAGGACTACCGGGACCTGCTCACCGACTTCATCGGTGACGCTACGCGCAAGCTGGCCGAGATCGGCGGCGAGATGCCCGCTTCCCTGCCGGTCAGCGCCCATGCGCGCACGATCGACGTGGTCGAGACCACCGCTACGGGCCGTGTGACGGCTCCGGCCCAGGCTCCCATCAACCGCGACGGCGCCGGCGCGTACTCCGTGCCCCAGGCGACGGGCGCCGTGGTGGCCGCCCCGGCCACGCCGATGCCCTCGGGCGTCGAGAAGGACCTGTCCGGCTTCGGCGATGCCGACGATGCCTTCGAGTTCGAGGAAATCGACTAA
- a CDS encoding MerR family transcriptional regulator — protein MTDRNYLTIGELARRAGVTVRTIQYYDQQGLLSPSAKGPQNQRLYTDDNVKDLYRILTLKYLGLSLAQIKSDAALYRESAALQELADEQMDAIEEQFQSLFKRMTTLRSLHDESLAESSVNWEAMADTIERCQGESQFFWRLTCIRDDAPAAEEAVEEQVARGESVSKWHELIADTIRLMPAGEPVDSERNRELAKRYLDLDMEQDTARTEQNFILMENIAPHAGGDGSFDELRQAVFDHLEAIVASYRSHPDPAD, from the coding sequence ATGACCGATCGGAACTACCTGACTATCGGCGAGTTGGCGCGGCGCGCCGGCGTGACGGTGCGCACCATCCAGTACTACGACCAGCAGGGCCTGCTGTCGCCGTCGGCGAAGGGCCCGCAGAACCAGCGTCTGTACACCGACGACAACGTGAAAGACCTGTATCGCATTCTGACCTTGAAGTACCTCGGGCTGTCGCTGGCCCAGATCAAATCCGATGCAGCTCTTTACCGGGAGTCGGCCGCGTTGCAGGAGCTGGCCGACGAGCAGATGGACGCCATCGAGGAGCAGTTCCAATCGCTGTTCAAGCGTATGACCACGCTGCGCTCCCTGCACGACGAATCGCTTGCCGAGTCGTCCGTGAACTGGGAAGCCATGGCCGACACTATCGAGCGCTGCCAGGGCGAGAGCCAGTTCTTCTGGCGCCTCACCTGCATCCGCGACGACGCGCCGGCCGCCGAGGAGGCCGTCGAGGAGCAGGTGGCGCGCGGCGAGTCCGTGTCGAAGTGGCACGAGCTGATCGCCGACACCATCCGCCTCATGCCCGCCGGCGAGCCCGTGGACAGCGAGCGCAACCGCGAGCTGGCCAAACGCTACCTCGACTTGGACATGGAGCAGGACACGGCGCGCACCGAGCAGAACTTCATCCTCATGGAGAACATCGCCCCGCACGCAGGCGGCGACGGATCGTTCGACGAGCTGCGCCAAGCGGTGTTCGACCACCTGGAGGCCATCGTCGCCTCGTACCGTTCCCACCCCGATCCGGCCGACTAA
- a CDS encoding ABC transporter ATP-binding protein: MFSHGAVTSIVGPNGCGKSTMVKLVDGLLRPQAGEVRVGGVPTLSLKAKARARRVAVLAQASRPPAMTVEALVACGRYPYQAHQGKLSREDREHVERALELAGIARFRTQELRRLSGGERQRAFIAMTLAQDTDLIVLDEPTTYLDIRACHETMELIRRLNEEAGKTIVMVIHDLDLALRYSDRLLVMERGRAAAAGTVEEVLATGAIERAFGVSIRPHEAAEGRAYTLFPA; encoded by the coding sequence ATGTTTTCGCATGGGGCGGTGACCAGCATCGTCGGCCCGAACGGCTGCGGGAAGTCCACGATGGTCAAACTCGTCGACGGCTTGCTGCGGCCGCAGGCGGGGGAGGTGCGCGTCGGCGGGGTGCCCACGCTGTCGCTCAAGGCGAAGGCGCGCGCCCGTCGCGTGGCCGTGCTGGCCCAGGCCAGCCGCCCGCCGGCGATGACGGTGGAGGCGCTCGTAGCATGCGGGCGCTATCCGTACCAGGCGCATCAGGGGAAGCTCTCGCGCGAGGATCGCGAGCACGTGGAGCGCGCCCTCGAGCTTGCGGGCATCGCGCGGTTCCGGACGCAGGAGCTGAGGCGGCTGTCGGGCGGCGAGCGCCAGCGAGCGTTCATCGCCATGACGTTGGCGCAGGACACCGACCTCATCGTGCTCGACGAGCCCACCACCTACCTCGACATCCGCGCCTGCCACGAGACGATGGAGCTGATCCGCCGCTTGAACGAGGAGGCGGGCAAGACCATCGTCATGGTCATCCACGATCTCGACCTGGCGCTGCGCTACTCAGACCGTTTGCTGGTCATGGAACGCGGGCGCGCCGCGGCGGCCGGCACGGTGGAAGAGGTGCTCGCAACCGGCGCCATCGAGCGGGCCTTCGGCGTGAGCATCCGTCCGCACGAGGCCGCCGAGGGACGGGCCTACACGCTGTTCCCGGCGTAG
- a CDS encoding FecCD family ABC transporter permease — protein sequence MTSFNREKAAPLAIAVSASVLAAVTAAAFLVGSSSVSLGDLVAWATGGDVSASAKSILVNVRLPRVLAALLAGGALAVAGAIIQAVLDNPLASPNIIGINSGAGLFVLIAASVFPSALWLPPLAAFAGALATALIIFGISLGASTSRLTVVLAGIAITSVFGAGMNTILIVNPDAYIGSSAFLVGGLAGVLMDDLWWPAVYIVAGLAAALLAAGKLNIMALGDDTAHALGMNVGACRLAMLGLAAVLAGAAVSFAGLLGFVGLIIPHLVRFFVGHDNRIVLPLSAVSGAAFVVVCDLLARVLFAPYEVPVGILMAFLGGPFFIYLILKNRRGSLE from the coding sequence GTGACTTCGTTCAACCGTGAAAAGGCCGCACCGCTCGCAATCGCCGTATCCGCCTCCGTCCTGGCGGCGGTGACGGCGGCGGCCTTCCTCGTGGGGTCGTCGTCGGTGAGCCTGGGCGATCTTGTCGCCTGGGCCACGGGCGGCGACGTGAGCGCGTCGGCGAAGAGCATCCTCGTGAACGTGCGCCTGCCGCGCGTGCTGGCGGCGCTTCTGGCAGGAGGCGCGCTGGCCGTGGCGGGCGCCATCATCCAGGCCGTGCTGGACAACCCGCTGGCAAGCCCCAACATCATCGGCATCAACTCGGGCGCCGGGCTGTTCGTGCTGATCGCCGCCAGCGTGTTTCCCAGCGCGCTCTGGCTGCCGCCGCTCGCGGCATTTGCGGGCGCGTTGGCCACGGCGCTCATCATCTTCGGCATCTCGCTGGGCGCCAGCACGTCGAGGCTCACCGTGGTGCTGGCGGGCATCGCCATCACGTCGGTGTTCGGTGCGGGCATGAACACCATCCTCATCGTGAACCCCGACGCCTACATCGGCTCGTCGGCGTTCCTCGTGGGCGGTTTGGCCGGCGTGCTCATGGACGACCTGTGGTGGCCCGCCGTTTACATCGTGGCAGGCCTCGCCGCGGCTCTGCTTGCGGCGGGCAAGCTGAACATCATGGCGCTCGGCGACGACACGGCCCATGCGCTGGGCATGAACGTGGGCGCGTGCCGGCTGGCCATGCTGGGCCTCGCCGCCGTGCTGGCGGGCGCGGCCGTCAGCTTCGCGGGCCTGCTGGGGTTCGTAGGGCTCATCATCCCGCACCTCGTGCGGTTCTTCGTCGGGCACGACAACCGCATCGTGCTGCCGTTGTCGGCCGTGTCGGGCGCGGCGTTCGTCGTCGTGTGCGACCTGCTGGCGCGCGTGCTGTTCGCACCCTACGAGGTGCCGGTGGGCATCCTCATGGCGTTCCTCGGCGGCCCCTTCTTCATCTACCTCATCTTGAAGAACAGGAGGGGAAGCCTTGAATAA
- the nirJ2 gene encoding putative heme d1 biosynthesis radical SAM protein NirJ2, translating to MLVSWMTTNKCNLKCVHCYQDAEEATDRELSTDEGKKMIDEIARAGFKVMIFSGGEPLMRPDIYELVAHAARAGLRPVFGSNGTLITPEVALRLKEAGACAMGISVDSLDAAKHDRFRGLERAYDLTMAGIEACKQAGLPFQLHTTVVDWNRDEVCAITDFAVEIGAMAHYVFFLIPVGRGKFIQETSLEVLENEKLLNDIMRKAAEVPIDVKPTCAPQFTRVAKQLGVDTRFERGCLAGLTYCVIGSEGIVRPCAYMTEEAGDVRETPFDEIWASSPVFEKLRTQAYSGSCGTCDYAQGCGGCRARAAYYHDGDILAQDDYCAHGNSLVASA from the coding sequence ATGCTCGTGTCGTGGATGACGACGAACAAGTGCAACCTCAAATGCGTCCATTGCTACCAGGACGCCGAGGAGGCCACCGACCGGGAGCTCTCGACCGACGAGGGCAAGAAGATGATCGACGAGATCGCCCGCGCCGGCTTCAAGGTGATGATCTTCTCGGGGGGCGAGCCGCTCATGCGCCCCGATATCTACGAGCTCGTGGCGCATGCCGCGCGCGCCGGGCTGCGTCCCGTGTTCGGCTCGAACGGAACGCTCATCACGCCTGAAGTCGCGCTGCGTCTGAAAGAGGCCGGGGCCTGCGCCATGGGCATCTCGGTGGACAGCCTCGACGCGGCCAAGCACGACCGCTTCCGCGGGCTCGAGCGCGCCTACGATCTCACGATGGCGGGCATCGAGGCCTGCAAGCAGGCCGGCCTGCCGTTCCAGCTGCACACCACCGTGGTGGATTGGAACCGCGACGAGGTGTGCGCCATCACCGACTTCGCCGTCGAGATCGGCGCGATGGCCCACTACGTGTTCTTCCTCATCCCCGTGGGCCGCGGCAAGTTCATCCAGGAGACGTCGCTCGAGGTGCTGGAGAACGAGAAGCTGCTGAACGATATCATGCGCAAGGCGGCCGAGGTGCCGATCGACGTGAAGCCTACGTGCGCGCCCCAGTTCACGCGCGTGGCGAAGCAGCTTGGCGTGGACACGCGCTTCGAGCGCGGCTGCCTGGCGGGCCTCACGTACTGCGTCATCGGCAGCGAGGGCATCGTGCGTCCCTGCGCCTACATGACCGAGGAGGCGGGCGACGTGCGCGAGACTCCCTTCGATGAAATCTGGGCGTCGAGCCCCGTGTTCGAGAAGCTGCGCACGCAGGCGTACTCCGGCTCGTGCGGCACCTGCGACTACGCGCAAGGCTGTGGCGGCTGTCGCGCCCGCGCCGCCTACTACCACGACGGCGACATCCTCGCTCAAGACGACTACTGCGCCCACGGCAACTCGTTGGTTGCGTCGGCCTGA
- a CDS encoding RNA polymerase sigma factor, with translation MHREELSKEAQLDLVDKAIVGDGQALEELLRSTSGLVFNLALRFLGTVHDAEDASQEIAVKIMTRLSTFRKESAFSTWVYRIAVNHLKDCRTHQFANAPFSFEMYGADIVDERAKDVPDLSEGVDRGMLARELKLSCTNVMLQCLDADSRCAYVLGTMFKVDSSTAADVLGITPEAYRQRLSRARKTVAEFLGAYCQHGGAETCSCERRVNFAIATHRLAPHNLEYLELTEEERAQDAFVDAMDEMDGYASLFDRLPSYRPTPRAKELLEACMGTASFDAVVNAGKEASHA, from the coding sequence ATGCATCGCGAAGAATTATCGAAAGAAGCGCAGCTCGACCTGGTGGACAAGGCCATCGTAGGCGACGGCCAGGCGTTGGAGGAACTGCTGCGGTCCACGAGCGGGCTCGTGTTCAACCTTGCGCTCAGGTTCCTGGGCACCGTCCACGACGCCGAGGACGCGAGCCAGGAGATCGCGGTCAAGATCATGACCCGGCTCTCGACGTTTCGCAAGGAGAGCGCGTTCTCCACATGGGTGTACCGCATCGCCGTGAACCACCTCAAGGACTGCCGCACGCATCAGTTCGCGAACGCCCCGTTCAGCTTCGAGATGTACGGGGCCGACATCGTCGACGAGCGCGCGAAGGACGTCCCCGACCTGTCCGAAGGGGTCGACCGCGGCATGCTGGCGCGTGAGCTGAAGCTGTCGTGCACGAACGTGATGCTGCAATGCCTCGACGCCGACAGCCGCTGCGCCTACGTGCTGGGCACCATGTTCAAGGTGGACAGCTCCACCGCGGCCGACGTGCTGGGCATCACGCCCGAGGCGTACCGCCAGCGCCTGTCGCGCGCCCGCAAGACGGTCGCCGAGTTTTTGGGCGCGTACTGCCAGCACGGCGGCGCGGAGACGTGCTCGTGCGAGCGGCGCGTGAACTTCGCCATCGCCACGCATCGGCTGGCCCCGCACAACCTGGAGTACCTCGAGCTCACCGAGGAGGAGCGCGCGCAGGACGCCTTCGTCGACGCCATGGACGAGATGGACGGCTACGCCAGCCTGTTCGACCGGCTTCCCTCCTACCGCCCCACGCCGCGCGCCAAGGAGCTGCTGGAAGCGTGCATGGGCACCGCCAGCTTCGACGCCGTGGTGAACGCCGGCAAGGAGGCCTCCCATGCCTAA